A genomic window from Fusarium verticillioides 7600 chromosome 5, whole genome shotgun sequence includes:
- a CDS encoding delta-aminolevulinic acid dehydratase — protein sequence MSFSSLVQDLSLRDSNGARRPQIPGPRSSVSTLDDRASHVSRAMSYTSTAATSVSISGDISSQLHGGYFHPLARSWQAERQLTKSMLIYPLFVTDGEGDMILVPSLPGQHQLSCDKLIPFLEPLVHKGLRSVMLFGVPMQTGTKDALGTAADDPEGPVIKAIQIIRRRFPQLFICCDVCLCEYTSHGHCGILRDDGSLNNQLSVDRISDVAIAYAKAGAHCVAPSDMNDGRIRAIKLKLIEEGIAHKTVLMSYSAKFSGCLYGPFRDAAGSAPSFGDRKCYQLPPGGRGLARRAIVRDINEGADIIMVKPASQYLDIISDAKDLGKDLPVAAYQVSGEYAMIHAGAKAGVFDLKAMAFESTEGILRAGATIVVSYFTPDFLDWLEN from the exons atgtctttctccAGCCTTGTTCAAGACTTGAGCCTTCGCGACTCCAACGGCGCTCGCCGCCCTCAGATCCCCGGTCCCCGCTCTTCCGTCTCGACTCTCGATGACCGAGCTTCACACGTCTCGCGTGCTATGTCCTACACCAGCACTGCTGCCACCAGCGTTAGCATTTCCGGCGACATTTCAAGCCAGCTTCATGGTGGCTACTTCCACCCTCTAGCCCGTTCATGGCAGGCCGAGCGTCAACTCACAAAG TCCATGCTCATCTACCCTCTCTTCGTCACCGATGGTGAAGGCGACATGATTCTCGTTCCTTCTCTACCCGGCCAGCACCAGCTTAGCTGTGACAAGCTGATTCCGTTCCTCGAGCCTCTCGTTCACAAAGGCCTCCGCTCTGTTATGCTCTTCGGTGTCCCCATGCAAACTGGCACAAAGGACGCGCTAGGTACCGCCGCCGACGATCCCGAAGGACCtgtcatcaaggccatccaAATCATTCGCCGCCGTTTCCCACagctcttcatctgctgtGATGTCTGTCTTTGCGAATACACTTCTCATGGCCACTGCGGTATTCTCCGTGATGATGGCAGTCTGAACAACCAGTTGTCTGTCGACCGTATCTCTGATGTCGCCATCGCTTATGCTAAGGCTGGTGCTCACTGCGTGGCTCCTTCAGACATGAACGACGGCCGCATTCGCGCCATCAAGCTTAAACTGATTGAGGAGGGAATTGCCCACAAGACAGTTCTTATGTCGTACTCGGCCAAGTTCTCAGGCTGCTTGTATGGCCCCTTCCGAGATGCCGCCGGTTCAGCACCTTCATTTGGTGACCGCAAGTGCTACCAGCTTCCTCCTGGTGGTCGTGGCCTCGCACGACGTGCCATTGTGCGAGATATCAACGAGGGAGCCGATATTATCATGGTGAAGCCTGCTAGTCAGTATCTGGACATTATCAGTGATGCCAAGGACCTGGGTAAAGATCTTCCCGTGGCTGCATACCAGGTCAGTGGCGAGTATGCCATGATACATGCCGGAGCCAAGGCTGGAGTCTTCGATCTCAAGGCTATGGCTTTCGAGTCAACAGAAGGCATTCTTCGAGCTGGTGCTACTATTGTGGTCAGCTACTTCACCCCTGACTTCCTCGACTGGCTCGAAAACTAG
- a CDS encoding eukaryotic translation initiation factor 3 subunit F, which produces MAAAASESFIHLARPLAPNTVGIQTNLAPLTVNIQPQAVLSILDHAVRRDIRDTQSTRVIGALVGTRSEDGTEVEVRSCFAIPHTEEEDQVEVDVEYQKNMLALTLKANRGESLLGWYTTSHELNSFSALIQNFFGSPDTGTFPHPAIHMTISTEPGEDIQSRCYISAPVAVNAERAADSCLFIQVPHKILYGDADRSALEAIASAKDAESRTAPLVSDIEGLGRSIEQTISLLDRASEWINGVLDEDEEPNNTVAQYLLNALSLAPKVDPSQIEHDFNNHIQDVLMVSYLANTIRTQIDLSQRLAVANLTSNEKEGEGKSEDKGGRQGGKRGGRGGGRGGGQQREPREPREPREPAE; this is translated from the exons ATGgccgctgctgcttctgagaGCTTCATTCACCTGGCGAGGCCTCTGGCGCCCAACACCGTGGGCATCCAGACTAACCTTGCCCCGCTCACTGTCAACATCCAGCCTCAG GCTGTCCTCTCTATCCTCGACCACGCCGTTCGACGAGACATCCGAGATACGCAATCTACCAGAGTTATTGGCGCCCTTGTCGGCACCCGATCTGAAGATGGCACCGAAGTCGAGGTTCGCTCGTGCTTCGCTATCCCCCAtaccgaggaagaggaccAGGTCGAGGTCGATGTCGAATACCAGAAGAACATGCTCGCCTTGACCCTGAAGGCCAACAGGGGCGAGTCCCTTCTCGGCTGGTACACCACCTCTCATgagctcaacagcttcagcgcCCTCATCCAGAACTTCTTCGGTAGCCCTGACACCGGCACATTCCCCCACCCCGCCATTCACATGACCATTTCTACCGAGCCTGGCGAGGACATACAATCTCGATGCTATATCAGCGCTCCCGTTGCCGTGAACGCTGAGCGTGCTGCCGACAGTTGCCTTTTCATCCAGGTCCCCCACAAGATTCTCTACGGCGACGCCGACCGAAGTGCTCTCGAGGCTATCGCCAGCGCAAAGGACGCTGAGTCTCGAACAGCACCTCTTGTCTCTGACATTGAGGGTCTCGGTCGATCAATTGAGCAGACcatcagccttctcgacAGAGCGAGTGAGTGGATTAACGGAGTTctggatgaggacgaggaacCCAACAACACTGTTGCCCAATACCTTCTCAACGCTCTGTCTCTCGCCCCCAAGGTTGATCCTTCTCAGATCGAGCATGATTTCAACAACCACATTCAAGACGTTCTCATGGTCAGCTACTTGGCCAACACTATTCGCACTCAGATCGACCTGTCACAGCGGTTGGCTGTTGCCAACCTGACCAGcaacgagaaggagggtgaggGCAAATCGGAGGACAAGGGTGGCCGACAGGGAGGCAAGCGAGGGGGCCGAGGTGGTGGCCGAGGTGGTGGCCAGCAGCGTGAACCCCGAGAGCCAAGGGAACCTCGGGAGCCTGCTGAGTAG
- a CDS encoding hypothetical protein (At least one base has a quality score < 10), with product MGFTTGFTGGVTLTLSLAYLSVLAHQRTREQQGSALRAQALAIQGLIDPLPPLPPPTRSEVAAAQRAQTVEIAKDRWNTEVENAVRWVQHTDWVQVREGLEDTASRLWARAFGVSPSEAVGEAGRKVAEAERQAKPIVKQGAAKLGDASGKVAAAAKSAFQKAKAESKDFASVVLDHSKDKENVDIAQEDGTLSALTPVERALQQRFGKPEDKVNKTVEEALNDRYKPMDARDNTQLRGV from the exons ATGGGCTTCACCACCGGTTTT ACCGGCGGCGTCACTCTCACCCTTTCCCTCGCCTACCTCTCTGTGCTTGCTCACCAGCGCACCCGTGAGCAACAAGGCTCTGCCCTTCGCGCACAAGCTCTCGCCATCCAAGGGTTGATCGATCCTCTTCCCCCCCTGCCTCCGCCCACACGGTCTGAAGTCGCCGCTGCTCAGAGGGCTCAAACTGTTGAGATTGCTAAGGATCGATGGAACACCGAAGTTGAAAACGCCGTGCGATGGGTGCAGCACACTGACTGGGTTCAAGTGCGCGAAGGCCTCGAAGATACTGCCTCACGGCTATGGGCCCGAGCCTTTGGTGTTAGCCCCTCGGAAGCTGTTGGCGAGGCCGGAAGAAAGGTTGCGGAGGCTGAGCGGCAGGCCAAGCCCATCGTAAAACAGGGGGCTGCTAAGCTTGGTGATGCTAGCGGAAAGGTAGCGGCAGCGGCCAAAAGCGCTttccagaaggccaaggccgagagCAAGGATTTCGCCAGTGTTGTTCTGGATCACAGCAAGGATAAGGAGAATGTCGATATTGCTCAGGAGGACGGTACTCTTTCAGCATTGACTCCCGTGGAGAGGGCGCTTCAGCAACGATTCGGCAAACCCGAGGACAAAGTGAACAAGACAGTTGAAGAGGCGCTGAATGACAGATACAAGCCCATGGACGCGAGGGATAACACTCAATTGAGAGGAGTCTAA
- a CDS encoding amidohydrolase ytcJ-like, whose protein sequence is MAVTASLARWGLVLPLIVVAFAVAYRLQQPLTAPDEGDSATYCYNSIRTHDPEQAEAQCFTVADGAFTAVGPRDADQSVIDGYVIPGLWDGHGHLLQYGEFLHSVDLFGAKSLAEVRTRIKDYISANPGAGSKDNWVRGVGWDQTFFGRMPTAADITHDTELSSIYLMLDRIDVHCTWVSQPVLDLLPSDLPETVPGGEIIRDPGLGVFCDNAMEMVISIWPQPGRDFKALTVKSAMKRLNEVGLVGMHDAGATPDTLNLYNELSSGDDWTLRVYAMLECPQRNSYCPEEAVKFARDDDRFAVQSVKLFADGALGSWGSAMLEPYSDHPWTSGSLLINASALTDVTKRWAADGYQVNIHAIGDLANRNAVDALEAALAQQCLHEATAQGAHPSTPDQSANESPDQIEAHAACQARHRFRIEHAQIIHPDDQQRIREVGIIPSIQPTHATSDMKYALARLGKDRLSSSAYRMRSVLSAHPILGSDFPVEPPNPFQGIYAAVTRRSPHTGRGTDDSPDGWHTEETLSLDEAMWGFTGAPAYGAFLDSRAGVIRDGALADWVVLDRPIESYDIDDLRTLKVKETWVAGKKVYARSNHG, encoded by the exons ATGGCTGTCACAGCCTCTCTGGCCAGATGGGGACTAGTTCTGCCCCTCATAGTTGTCGCTTTTGCTGTTGCATACCGTCTTCAACAGCCACTCACAGCTCCGGACGAGGGAGATTCAGCAACATATTGTTATAACTCCATCCGAACACATGATCCTGAGCAGGCTGAAGCTCAATGCTTCACTGTTGCGGATGGCGCCTTTACTGCTGTTGGCCCACGAGACGCTGATCAGTCTGTGATAGATGGTTATGTGATCCCAGGACTCTGGGACGGACATGGTCACTTGCTCCAGTACGGGGAGTTCCTCCACTCGGTTGATTTGTTTGGTGCCAAATCTCTCGCGGAGGTGCGTACGAGGATCAAAGACTATATCTCTGCCAACCCTGGGGCCGGATCGAAAGACAATTGGGTTCGCGGGGTTGGATGGGATCAGACCTTTTTTGGGCGTATGCCCACAGCT GCAGATATCACGCATGACACAgagctcagcagcatctaTCTCATGCTTGATCGCATCGATGTTCACTGCACTTGGGTTTCCCAGCctgttctcgatctccttccATCAGACCTCCCTGAAACTGTCCCGGGAGGTGAGATCATCCGTGACCCTGGCCTCGGTGTTTTCTGCGATAACGCGATGGAAATGGTCATCTCGATTTGGCCTCAACCTGGCCGGGACTTCAAGGCTCTTACAGTCAAGTCCGCCATGAAGCGCCTTAACGAGGTTGGCCTTGTTGGCATGCACGATGCTGGAGCAACTCCAGATACTTTGAATCTCTATAACGAGCTCTCTTCGGGAGACGACTGGACCCTTCGTGTCTATGCAATGTTGGAATGTCCTCAGCGTAACTCGTACTGCCCAGAGGAAGCTGTCAAGTTTGCCCGAGACGATGATCGCTTTGCAGTTCAGAGTGTCAAGCTATTTGCAG ACGGCGCTCTCGGAAGCTGGGGCAGCGCCATGCTCGAGCCATACTCCGATCACCCGTGGACCTCGGGCTCGCTCCTTATCAACGCCTCTGCTCTTACTGATGTGACCAAGCGCTGGGCTGCCGACGGATACCAGGTCAATATCCATGCTATCGGTGATCTTGCCAATCGTAACGCTGTTGACGCTCTTGAGGCGGCTCTTGCCCAGCAGTGTCTTCATGAAGCTACTGCTCAGGGTGCACACCCTTCGACTCCGGACCAGTCCGCAAACGAGTCTCCCGACCAGATTGAAGCACATGCTGcttgtcaagctcgtcaTCGCTTTCGCATTGAGCACGCCCAAATAATTCACCCTGATGATCAGCAACGGATTCGGGAGGTCGGCATCATCCCCTCTATCCAACCCACACATGCAACATCAGACATGAAGTATGCTCTTGCTCGTCTCGGTAAAGACCGTCTCTCATCCTCCGCCTACCGGATGCGTTCTGTTCTTTCTGCCCATCCGATTCTGGGTAGCGATTTTCCTGTCGAGCCCCCCAACCCATTCCAGGGCATCTACGCCGCCGTAACCCGTCGAAGCCCGCATACGGGTCGTGGAACAGACGATAGCCCTGATGGCTGGCACACAGAAGAGACATTGAGCTTAGATGAAGCTATGTGGGGATTCACTGGAGCTCCTGCTTATGGGGCATTCCTTGATAGTCGCGCCGGTGTCATCCGGGACGGTGCTTTGGCTGATTGGGTTGTCCTTGATAGACCTATTGAGTCTTATGATATAGATGATTTACGCACCCTAAAAGTTAAGGAGACATGGGTGGCAGGCAAAAAAGTATATGCACGATCTAACCATGGCTAG
- a CDS encoding hypothetical protein (At least one base has a quality score < 10), with product MAGGTVKYRHLSRNSAARVALLRGLVTQLVQNEHIHTTYAKAKEAQRMAEKLITLAKRDNEPARRSAQGILYTPTTTLPKLLGELRNRYLTREGGYTRVVRTESKNTNDQGESAILEFVDGPKDSRFMMTAKTVARDRMLGQEHTPVTRTNIKKVTQFRGEVPFEEMVRRFMILKTGEKTGPSRDESSLAEVEAEKAADKNAERAKEMAAGIVPESVRKAAQRKNSP from the exons ATGGCTGGTGGTACTGTCAAGTACCGACATCTGAGTCGCAATTCAGCAGCCCGTGTGGCCCTGCTGCGCGGTCTGGTTACTCAGCTCGTCCAAAACGAACATATCCACACAACTTACGCCAAGGCAAAGGAAGCCCAGCGCATGGCagagaagctcatcacaCTGGCGAAGAGGGACAACGAGCCTGCACGGAGATCAGCACAGGGTATCCTATAT ACACCCACCACAACCCTACCTAAACTGCTGGGCGAGCTGCGAAACCGATACTTGACCCGAGAGGGAGGCTATACTCGCGTCGTGCGCACCGAGTCAAAGAACACAAATGATCAGGGCGAGAGCGCCATCCTCGAATTCGTCGACGGCCCAAAGGACTCACGGTTCATGATGACTGCCAAGACAGTTGCCCGCGACCGAATGCTAGGGCAAGAGCATACTCCTGTCACCAgaaccaacatcaagaaaGTCACACAGTTCCGCGGCGAGGTGCCgtttgaggagatggtgcGGAGGTTtatgatcttgaagactgGTGAGAAGACTGGACCATCACGGGATGAGAGTAGTTTGGCCGAAgttgaggccgagaaggcGGCAGACAAGAATGCTGAGCGGGCAAAGGAAATGGCCGCTGGCATCGTACCGGAGTCAGTGAGAAAGGCGGCGCAACGGAAGAACTCGCCATAG